CTCACCGTGTTCGGGCACGCTCGACAGCGCGCGCCACGGTGGATCGATCAGTCCATCACCTGTACCGAACGTGACCGACACGTCAGTCGACTCACTCGCCGGTCGGGAGTCGTCCGGCGCGGGCGAGAACCAGCATCCCGACGGCGACGACGCCCACCAGCACCGCGTACCCGCGGAAGACGCCGTCGTAGGGGATCCCGAGCTGGTAGAACGCGCCGACGGCGACGCCGCCAGGGGCCTGCATGAGCATCATGACGGCGCTGTAGCCCGAGTAGGCGCTCGCGCGGTTCTCGTCGGGCAGCGAATCGAGCAGGTAGGCGTCCGCGACGGGGAACAGGCCGTGGACGACCAGACTCATCGCGATCGAGACGGCGGCGACCGCGGCCCAGGAGCCGACGAGCGTGAGGGCGAACAGGGTGACGACGAACCCGCCGAGGATGGCGAGCAGGACCGAGAGGTACGAGAAGCGGTCGGCCAGCCGGCCGGCGACGACGAACGACGGGACGCCGGCGGCGAAAGTGATCGTCAGGAGGGTGTTGGCCGGCCCCGCGTCGAATCCCTTCGCGCCGAGGTAGGTGACGTAGAAGTTGAACACGCCCTGCCAGACGAACCCGGTGACGCCGACGAAGACGACGCCGGCGGCGACGAGGCGCCACTGGGCGCGGATCGCCCCCAGCAGGTCGCGGTCGTCGACGCCCGCATCGGGGAGGTCGGCCCGTCGGACCGCGAAGACGAACAGGACAGTGACGACGACGGCGAGGACGGCCAGCGCGCGAAACGAGAGCCGCCAGGAGCCGCGGGCGATGGCGACCGAGACGAGGAACGGGGCGGTGACGGCGGCGATCTGCGAGGCCATCCCGCGGAGGCCGACCGCCAGGCCCACCCGGTCGGGATAGAGTTCGCTCACGAGGGGGTTGGCGGCGATGAAGAACACGCCCGAGGCGAGGCCGACGAACAGCGCGCCGGCGACGGTGACACGGATGTTCGGCGAGAACGCGGTGAACGCGGCCGCGGCGGCGAGGCCGACGCCCATCCCGGTGACGACGCGGTGGCGCGAGACGAGCGTGAGGAGATAGCCCGTCGGCAGTCGCGGGAGCGCGCTGCCGACCCAGACGGCGGTGGCGGCCAGGCCGGCCGTCGCGGGGCTGACCCCCGTGCGGATGAAGTAGTCGACCAGCGGCGCGAACGCGATCCGGCCGAAGTTCACGAGAAAGGAGAAGGCGCAGAT
The window above is part of the Halosimplex rubrum genome. Proteins encoded here:
- a CDS encoding MFS transporter → MTASEGSGATATTAAKPRGRAGVFVSICAFSFLVNFGRIAFAPLVDYFIRTGVSPATAGLAATAVWVGSALPRLPTGYLLTLVSRHRVVTGMGVGLAAAAAFTAFSPNIRVTVAGALFVGLASGVFFIAANPLVSELYPDRVGLAVGLRGMASQIAAVTAPFLVSVAIARGSWRLSFRALAVLAVVVTVLFVFAVRRADLPDAGVDDRDLLGAIRAQWRLVAAGVVFVGVTGFVWQGVFNFYVTYLGAKGFDAGPANTLLTITFAAGVPSFVVAGRLADRFSYLSVLLAILGGFVVTLFALTLVGSWAAVAAVSIAMSLVVHGLFPVADAYLLDSLPDENRASAYSGYSAVMMLMQAPGGVAVGAFYQLGIPYDGVFRGYAVLVGVVAVGMLVLARAGRLPTGE